In Porites lutea chromosome 8, jaPorLute2.1, whole genome shotgun sequence, the genomic stretch CCACTTTACTGTTAAACACTAACCATTTTTGTCTTTGATCAAATGCCGCTGTATTGCATACTTTCTGTACAGCCACTTGTTTTGTACACGCTGTACATTAGTGATTTGAGCTTCCCTCAAACTTCTTTTAAGGCTTCGCTGAACATGGTCCCACTCGGCAGAACCTGGACGCACGCTTATCAGTtgaacattttcaatttgctGTTGCCAGTCTGGTGGCAGCGAAAGTGCTTCTTGTGGTACTAGATTTTTACCACTGCAACAACAATAATGAAGAAAATGAATACTGTAAAAATTCTGACattaagcccctccatgtataaacccctacaaatataagccccccaaactcgtaacgcaaaaaaccctccgttaaatcacccctccaaatataagtgcCCGGGGGgctgtacttggaaaattgccgtcaaatacaaggtaaaacaaagcaaaaatggtaaatttacttccaaccaTAAGGCTAACCCAATCGATTTCAAAACGCATAATTCCTTCCctagataagcccctcaaaaagggcctttgaaaaatataagccccggggcttattgtcggaattttatggtatttctCACACACCACTGGTAGCCATGCCAAGCCAACCGCCGCAGGATGACCTTTATTCCAAGTTCATAAAAATAAACACATAACATATCCCTTGAAAGTTATGCATTGGATTTAAACAGCCTACAAAACTGAAATCTTAGGGTgagtgggtgggtgggtgggtgggcagGTTAGTAATGGCGGATGGAACAAAAGCATCTGCCCGCCTTTCGGTCATATGACCTATTCCCAGGCCCCCAGTGATGTGtcagaaaaacattttaaactcATTTTGTTACACTCGCCAGCAGAAAATCACCCTTCCTGTCGAGAAAGGAATTCtggtaagtaaaaaaaaatgataacaagTGAGTTTATGGCCCAGAGGGGACAATCAAAGTTTGTAACCTTTTATAGGCTAGTTCCTTGGATTCCAGCTTAGTAAACTAAAACAACGTGCCAAtagtccattttacagttgcagatgaaaacgaggctggagttgaccttgttttaatTGATacaaccttcctgctttattatgtaagtCATGTTGTGCTGATGCTAACTATATTTGTTAAACTTAATTTCCAAAAGGAAATGTACTACCCCAAGAGTCACTCTATATAGcccaaactttttttttgatgagcaggattgattacaaggAATTCCCCAAAAAACTTTACCTGCCTATTGGGCAAGTTGAGAACAGAATTTGCTAGCCCAggagcaaaatccactagctccAGGCTATCGGAAACCACTTTTTTTGCACACTgcataagaaaaggaaggagttttgtatcaaaacaaggtcaacttcaGCCCCATGTTCACTCAAACCGAGGATACttagcccacaactgtaaaatgatCTATTTGGCCATCTGACATTTGCAAAATTTCATCTCACCCTGAAAAGAGCTACCCTGAGCAACCTGAACCTGGAGGCCATAATACTATACATGTATAACTACACAGCTTTTAACTTACCCAATCTGTTTGTTGTTATCACTCCCCAGTGGAGCACGAATGATTGGAGTTTTCTGACCTTTGTCACAAGTCCTCGTCATGCCAGCAAATTCAAGGTTGTAAGTTTTTGCTGAGCCAGGCATCTGAACCTTTACAGATGCTGTACTAGAGTGCGATGTGTCACAGTGAATGTActctttttccaaaaagttACATTCTGAGTCAGTGAATGGGACAAGCTTTCCTTCTTCAGTCTGCCAAAACCAAGGCACCGTTTGTATCGCTTTCTTTTTCACACTCTGAGAGTCTGGTTTACTGCTAAGCTCTTTACCCACCAAAGCTACTCTATTGGGTTGATCAGCATACTTATGTAAAAGCGAGTCAATATATTCATGGTCAGAATCAGGAAAAACCTTTTTGAGAATCTCAAGATCTGTTAGAACTTCCGCAACAGATGAATGGCTACTGTTTCCAGATGATGAAACTACTTCAACTTGGTTTTTATCTTGGGATTGTGATGAAGAACTTGCATTATCCTTTTTGTGAGGTGTAGCACCTGCACTTGTTTCATACCTGGGTAAATCATCATCGTTTTCCCGAGATATTTCAGTGGCTGACGTGAAATGTTTAGACGCACTCAAACTTCTTCTGGCGGGTGACTGGCTACTTAATGAATGAGATTTGCTATCTTTACTATCATCGCAGTCAATTTCCACAATCTGTGACCTTTTACGTTTGTTCATGGATGGATGAAGAGCCCCACCCTTGTACCGTATGCAGATACCACCACTTTTCTGCGGAGAACTTATACCAGAGTCAGAACCACTTGAGCGGTAAAAACCTGGCTTAGGAGAGCTTGCTACACTCTTCACTAAAactatatcatcatcatcactggaAGAGCTAGTTTTGTGGTCAAGAAAGTCATGCTTCCGGGATGGTTGATGATTTTTAGCAGGAGAGGAGGAACTTTTAGAAGTGCAGGCCATTCTAGTTGGACTTGTTAATTCACTCTCATTCTTCCTGCTGAAATCACACTTTGAAACTTTGCTAGATAGGCTGTCTTCACTAGTGTTTGCACTTCGTTTCAAACCCTGCTCACGTGATGAAGTTTGTTCTTGGTTCTGCTGAGTGCCATCTGTGTTTCCATTCTCTAACAGCATGTTGATTATTGATGTCATGTGGTTAGGATCATCTTTAAACATCTCCAGGTAGCCCCTCAGTTGATTCTCATCACACTCTGGGAACATTTCTGATAGAGAGGAGAGTTCCTCTTCAAAGCTCTCCATGGCAGAGATCATATAGGAAGAAGATAAGTTGCTTTTGCTGATGCTGGCCCTGGATTTAAACTGGTAGAGGAAACAACCAATTTACTTAcactttcacaaaaaaacaTACACAACACCTATAAAATAATTCCAAGAAGTAACTACATATTATATGCTCAACTACGCATTTTGTTcttgaaaataatttgacaAACACTGATTTTTATTTGGTAGCCTGCGAATTGGAATAACTGGAATTCTTATTACTGTAGGAGATTTTTCCGATTATAGTCCATGATCCATCAGTTGGTTCAATCCGATTATTTCTGATGATTGATAAAGAAATCTCAACTGATTTCAAACACATAGGTCCTACCATTTACCTTTCAACGTTCCATTTTTACCCACACCCCCTAAAAATCTTCAACATTAAGTTTTTGTTTGCACACTTTGAGAGATGAATAAAATGTCAGAAGgggcaaaatttttttggcttctattaagaaaaaaacacaacCCTCCTCTTCAAAACATAATGTACTTAGCGGGGTGGGGGCGAGGGTTATGACTTGGTCAATTCCAAATATgcccatacccccccccccccacccatcctgggcattttatttttttcaaaacgctTGGTCAAATTTCCCACCCACCAGCAACTCTTCAAAAGTTTTCCCATTCGTCAAACCCTTTAAATATCCTCCAAAACGCAACCAAAATATCTGAAGTCTCAGAAAGCTGTCTTACAGAGGTTTTTTCATTTCAAGAAAATTGTTTATTCTAGAAAGCCAACATTGACTGGGCTTTTCCAAAGGCTCTCAAATGCTtcaacaaaacagtgaatataggAGCAATGACCCATGAATGTGGTGCACATGCTGAATGGTCCTATATAGTGAGGAAAGAATTACGAAATCCTTTTGCTTGCGACGACCAGCGTTAACACAAACGTGGAATGCTCGACTGGGCTGGCCTCATTTTGGGTCAAATTCCCCAATGTACGTAACAAAGTTTCAGTCAAATGCAAGGGGTATGcccgggtgggggggggggaagggcgGTTTGGAAATTGTACATAAGAATGGAATGTCCCCTTTTAAATTCCCAAGTGCACAATCCGCGCAATATAAAAGTTATATATATAGCCTGTTAACAAGCTCTCTAAGAGATCCCTGGGCTTGACATGCGGCCAGGCCAGTGGAAACAGCAAAGAAAGAGATCGCTCGAACGAAGCGTTCTTCCGATTCGATTTCATGTAAGCTTACCGAGTGGGTTGATCTCCTTCATATAGATCACCTCGATCCCTTTTGTGGAGGATTCTTTCTTATCAGCTGCTGATGTATATAGTTAAAGAAGGTATCGCGATAGATCTTGCATTTTTTATATCGATTTGATAATGGATTAACGACAAAACGGAGAAAAACGATTAACTTTTGAGATTGAAATCGCAGCCTAGCGCCTAGAACAGAACCGACAAGTGAGCGCGCGCCATTACGATGTAGATCACACTTTTTcaagcaaaataataatatacttACCAAT encodes the following:
- the LOC140946353 gene encoding uncharacterized protein, with protein sequence MISAMESFEEELSSLSEMFPECDENQLRGYLEMFKDDPNHMTSIINMLLENGNTDGTQQNQEQTSSREQGLKRSANTSEDSLSSKVSKCDFSRKNESELTSPTRMACTSKSSSSPAKNHQPSRKHDFLDHKTSSSSDDDDIVLVKSVASSPKPGFYRSSGSDSGISSPQKSGGICIRYKGGALHPSMNKRKRSQIVEIDCDDSKDSKSHSLSSQSPARRSLSASKHFTSATEISRENDDDLPRYETSAGATPHKKDNASSSSQSQDKNQVEVVSSSGNSSHSSVAEVLTDLEILKKVFPDSDHEYIDSLLHKYADQPNRVALVGKELSSKPDSQSVKKKAIQTVPWFWQTEEGKLVPFTDSECNFLEKEYIHCDTSHSSTASVKVQMPGSAKTYNLEFAGMTRTCDKGQKTPIIRAPLGSDNNKQIGGKNLVPQEALSLPPDWQQQIENVQLISVRPGSAEWDHVQRSLKRSLREAQITNVQRVQNKWLYRKYAIQRHLIKDKNGSTCINEKELFHGTRHTNPDVIWKGEDGFDMRHSADGMWGRGTYFASEASYCHQGFVYYDPQNKHFQLFLAHVLTGDSIFLPPNRDIRMPPPKRGSDIRYDSINGITNGCTVYITYKLDMAYPAYLITYTISN